In the genome of Amaranthus tricolor cultivar Red isolate AtriRed21 chromosome 15, ASM2621246v1, whole genome shotgun sequence, one region contains:
- the LOC130801908 gene encoding binding partner of ACD11 1, with the protein MYPGGYTIEVTTLSPRATEKDLRDFFLHCGAIEHLEIIRSGEYGCTAYVTFKDAYALETATLLSGATIVDQRVCITRWGSYVDEYDPFDASWRRSDNSNDMGYQSSAFVSTPGEAVTMAQEVVHTMVAKGYDLGKDALTRARAFDESHQVSATAVAKVAELSNKIGLTGKIYAGMEAVKSVDEKYHVYETTKSAALFTGRTAAFAATAVVNSSYFSKGALWVSDALSRAAKAAADLGTPASRN; encoded by the exons ATGTATCCCGGTGGGTATACTATTGAGGTGACTACATTGTCTCCTAGAGCAACAGAGAAAGATTTGCGGGACTTTTTCTTGCATTGTGGTGCAATTGAACACCTTGAAATTATCAG GTCTGGTGAATATGGATGTACTGCTTATGTGACATTTAAAGATGCTTACGCGTTGGAAACTGCTACCTTACTCAGC GGAGCCACCATTGTTGATCAACGAGTGTGCATCACACGTTGGGGATCATATGTAGATGAATATGACCCCTTTGATGCTTCTTGGAGAAGATCAGACAACTCCAATGACATG GGATATCAGAGCAGCGCATTTGTTTCTACCCCTGGAGAAGCGGTAACAATGGCTCAGGAAGTTGTCCACACTATGGTAGCCAAAGGCTATGATTTAGGCAAGGATGCTTTAACAAGGGCGAGAGCTTTTGACGAGTCTCATCAGGTTTCGGCTACAGCAGTTGCTAAAGTCGCAGAGCTGAGCAATAAAATCGGGCTTACCGGAAAAATATATGCAGGTATGGAAGCTGTTAAATCTGTGGATGAAAAGTACCATGTTTACGAGACAACAAAATCTGCTGCGTTGTTCACCGGAAGAACAGCAGCTTTTGCTGCCACAGCCGTTGTCAACAGCAGCTATTTCTCTAAAGGAGCTCTTTGGGTATCCGATGCTCTGAGCCGAGCAGCCAAAGCCGCAGCTGATTTGGGTACTCCAGCTAGTAGAAACTAA